From a region of the Pseudoxanthobacter soli DSM 19599 genome:
- a CDS encoding GlxA family transcriptional regulator — translation MLQKPGTAKAGGGHRPSAGADEKPRTIGFMLVPDFSMIAFASAIEPLRLANRASGRALYAWQLYSADGRPVTASNGVEVSVGLPYSKAQGLSVAIVCGGVDVQAIDHRELMAALRRLASFGTGLGAVCTGTYVLAKAGLLAGYQATIHWENHSSLAAEFPDLDLSQELFEIDRNRFTCAGGTSAVDMMLSLILRDHGPDIASEVTDQLIHHRVREADERQRMDLRTRLGVAHPKVLGVVAMMEASIERPLSCAALAQRAGCSTRQLERLFVRYLGHSPTRHYLTLRLERARDLLRQTSRPVLDIAIACGFVSASHFSKSYVEHFGRTPSAERKGARLGTSVAA, via the coding sequence ATGCTGCAGAAGCCCGGGACGGCGAAGGCCGGCGGCGGTCATCGGCCGTCCGCCGGAGCGGACGAAAAGCCGCGGACCATCGGCTTCATGCTGGTGCCCGACTTCTCGATGATCGCGTTCGCCTCGGCGATCGAGCCGCTGCGCCTCGCCAACCGCGCGAGCGGCCGCGCGCTCTACGCATGGCAGCTCTATTCCGCCGACGGACGGCCGGTGACGGCCTCGAACGGTGTCGAGGTCTCCGTCGGACTGCCGTATTCGAAGGCCCAGGGGCTTTCGGTCGCCATCGTCTGCGGCGGCGTCGACGTGCAGGCGATAGACCACCGCGAGCTGATGGCGGCGCTGCGCCGCCTCGCCTCGTTCGGCACCGGCCTCGGCGCGGTGTGCACCGGCACCTACGTGCTTGCCAAAGCTGGCCTGCTCGCCGGCTACCAGGCGACCATCCACTGGGAGAACCATTCGAGCCTCGCCGCGGAATTCCCCGATCTCGACCTCAGCCAGGAGCTGTTCGAGATCGACCGCAACCGCTTCACCTGCGCCGGCGGCACCTCGGCGGTCGACATGATGCTGTCGCTGATCCTGCGCGACCACGGGCCGGACATCGCCTCGGAGGTGACGGACCAGCTGATCCACCATCGCGTGCGCGAGGCGGACGAGCGCCAGCGCATGGATCTGCGCACCCGTCTCGGCGTCGCCCATCCCAAGGTTCTCGGCGTGGTGGCGATGATGGAGGCCTCCATCGAGCGGCCCCTGAGCTGCGCGGCGCTTGCCCAGCGCGCCGGCTGCTCCACCCGCCAGCTCGAGCGGCTGTTCGTGCGCTATCTCGGCCACAGCCCGACGCGCCACTACCTGACGCTCAGGCTGGAGCGCGCCCGCGACCTGCTGCGCCAGACGAGCCGCCCGGTGCTCGACATCGCCATCGCCTGCGGCTTCGTCTCCGCCTCGCATTTCTCCAAGAGCTATGTCGAGCACTTCGGCCGCACCCCCTCCGCCGAGCGCAAGGGCGCGCGGCTCGGAACGTCTGTGGCGGCGTAG
- a CDS encoding S1C family serine protease: MTLANNGWYAVMLGPRQGSLDQARKNVVLLPADALLSRGKGYVATVWRPSSPILASATLNQGSPAHLATAGLVVSVVRESASSGWIAHIRGATRSPTGPRTFEARVHFDAAAAYPSSVKLVELDSSNQTPEIVLDSYSGGAHCCTSTAALVEQYDSSWRTVDLGTGDGEGINFEDVNGDGVSEIITYDDSFLYAFSDYASSISPIKIGTLTGSVVTDITHRSDLRHRLIQSLRGLEFIAKQSPSLWSENGFLAGWVATATVAGEGAAAWSRMLSNYQPDSIFLPTYCRIEAPEGQCPEDQRYTPPFPEALRRHLIAHGYLEAEQVSAPAQTAQAPPASATVPTPQSTAAEPAAVSPKPPEKNAEAVSGTGFYVTRDRILTNAHVVEGCEAVTTALEGHPATGRVAARDTTNDLALIEAAQPATAVARMRTGIRLGEDVAAFGYPLRGVLASTGNFTRGTVTATAGLNDDSRHLQISAPVQPGNSGGPLLDESGNVVGVIVAKLNALKVAIVTADIPQNINFAIKASIAQSFLESNNVTTTPGSQTTPMKPADIAAMAQSFSVAIECSP; the protein is encoded by the coding sequence GTGACTTTGGCGAACAACGGTTGGTACGCGGTCATGCTAGGTCCAAGGCAGGGGTCGCTGGATCAGGCCAGAAAGAATGTCGTCCTCCTGCCCGCTGATGCCCTGCTGTCACGCGGGAAAGGTTATGTCGCCACCGTCTGGCGTCCATCCAGCCCGATACTGGCATCGGCAACCTTGAACCAGGGAAGTCCAGCCCATCTGGCGACCGCAGGGTTGGTCGTCAGTGTGGTTCGGGAAAGTGCGTCGTCCGGATGGATCGCACATATTCGGGGCGCAACGCGGTCCCCTACAGGACCACGCACGTTCGAAGCACGCGTTCATTTTGATGCGGCCGCGGCGTATCCCTCCAGCGTCAAACTCGTCGAACTGGACTCAAGCAATCAGACACCCGAAATCGTGCTCGACAGCTACAGCGGCGGCGCACACTGCTGCACCTCGACGGCTGCGCTCGTAGAACAATATGACAGCAGTTGGCGTACCGTCGATCTCGGAACAGGAGATGGAGAGGGCATAAATTTCGAAGACGTGAATGGAGACGGCGTATCGGAGATCATTACTTACGACGACAGCTTCCTTTATGCATTCTCGGATTATGCAAGCTCTATATCACCGATAAAAATCGGCACCCTGACAGGAAGCGTTGTAACAGACATCACCCATCGATCCGACCTGAGACATCGTTTGATCCAGAGTTTGCGTGGTCTTGAGTTCATCGCCAAGCAAAGTCCGTCCCTGTGGAGTGAAAACGGATTCCTCGCCGGATGGGTGGCGACGGCAACGGTCGCCGGAGAAGGCGCCGCAGCGTGGTCCCGGATGCTGTCCAACTACCAGCCAGATAGCATCTTCCTTCCCACCTACTGCCGGATAGAGGCTCCTGAAGGTCAATGTCCTGAAGACCAGCGTTACACGCCACCATTTCCGGAAGCCCTGAGGCGTCATCTCATTGCGCACGGGTACCTGGAAGCCGAACAGGTTTCCGCGCCCGCGCAGACAGCACAGGCACCCCCCGCGTCTGCGACGGTCCCGACGCCCCAGTCTACCGCCGCGGAGCCAGCGGCGGTGTCACCAAAGCCACCAGAAAAGAACGCTGAGGCTGTGTCGGGAACCGGTTTCTACGTGACGCGGGATCGCATCCTCACCAACGCGCATGTCGTCGAAGGATGCGAGGCGGTGACGACGGCTCTGGAAGGACACCCTGCGACGGGTCGCGTTGCCGCTCGCGACACGACAAATGATCTCGCCCTGATCGAAGCCGCGCAGCCCGCCACCGCCGTCGCTCGGATGCGGACCGGAATTCGTCTTGGCGAGGATGTAGCGGCTTTCGGATATCCGCTCAGAGGCGTTCTTGCGAGCACCGGAAACTTCACGAGAGGAACCGTCACAGCCACCGCGGGCCTCAACGACGACAGTCGCCATCTCCAGATTTCCGCTCCCGTGCAGCCGGGCAATAGCGGTGGACCACTGCTTGATGAAAGCGGCAATGTCGTCGGCGTGATCGTCGCCAAGCTCAATGCTCTCAAAGTAGCGATCGTGACGGCTGACATCCCGCAGAACATCAATTTTGCGATCAAGGCCTCGATTGCTCAGAGCTTTCTGGAAAGCAACAACGTCACGACGACGCCGGGGAGTCAGACGACGCCTATGAAGCCGGCCGATATCGCCGCCATGGCACAGAGCTTCAGCGTTGCAATCGAATGCTCTCCCTGA